The Actinosynnema mirum DSM 43827 genomic interval CACGGCGACCCGCTGGTCACCGCGCACGCCGAGCGCGGCGAGCCCCGCCGCGAGCCGGGTCGTGCGCAGGTCGACCTCGGCGTAGGTCAGCGCGCCGAGGTCGTCCACCAGCGCGGTCCGGTCGGGGTGCCTCGCCGCGCCGGTGGCGTAGCCGAAGGGCAGGGTGACGCGCCAGCGCAGGTACGCGCCGAGCACGCCGAGCAACCGGTCCGGCCGCATGGGGCGCACCACGCCCGCGCGGACCAGGGTCGCCAGCGCCCGTGCTGCCGAGTAGGTGCCCATCGCTCGATGGTGGCATTACCTACCCGTGAGTAGGAAGAGGGTCAGGCTTCCGGGGTGTCGGAGGCGTTCACGACGGCGTCCCGCAGCGCGGCGCGCAGCCTGCCCACCTCCAGGGGGGTGAGCACGGCGGCCTCGCCGGGCGGCACGGTGACCACGACGTGCCCCTGGCTGACGAAGACGGTCATGTCACGGCGACGGGAAGCTATGTCGCGGCAGGCGATCTGCCACTCCTTACCTGTGCTCACAGGTTCCTACCTCCATATTCCTCGACGCGGGCGCTGCGGACGACCGGCGCGCGCCCATGCGGGCGCGCTGGACCGGCGGCGTGGCGAACGAGCGCCGGGCAGCCGTGTCGAGCCGTCCTTAGCGTCGCACGGTGCCTTCGGTCCTGTCCCCGAGAAGGGTGAAAACGACCAGACCGGAGCGTGCCGTGGCGACCCCGTTGCGTATCGGCTGTGCGTGAGAATGCGCTACTAGCTCTCACCTGTTCGGTGGATTATTGCACCCGAATGGTGGAGCGCGCTGTGTACGTACGGTGCAGCTGGGGCGTTCTTGAGGTCAGAGGCAGGAGCCGCTGTCCGGGGTGCCCCGCTCGGCGCTGATCAGCCGGTGCAGCAGCGCCTTGAGCAGGGCCGCCTCGACCGGGCTCAGGTCGGCCATGAACTCCGCCTCGACCGCCCCGTGCGCCACCGCGACGTCCCGCTGCACGGCGCGCCCCTGCTCGGTGATCGAGGGCGTGCGCACGCGGCGGTCGTTGGGGTCCGGCTTGCGCTCGACCAGGCCCGCCCGCTCCAGGCGGTCGAGCTCGGCGGTCAGCGTCGTCTTGTCCAGGCCGAGCATGTGGCCGAGCGAGAGCTGGGTGCGGGTGCAGCTGTGGCTCACGAGCGCCGTGAGGATGACCTGACCGCGGGTGCTGACGCCGTGCTTGACGGCGACCTCCTGCGCGGTCGCGTTCAGCTTCTGGGCGGCGCGGTGCAGCAGCCAGTTCAGGTCTTCGCCGCGGCTGTCGGTCTGGGGCGCGGTGAGGTCCATACCCGTGGATGGTACCCCCACGTTCGGATGATCCGCCCCGATATCTTCTTGACTCGGAACGTTTCTCCTCGTAACGTCTGCGACAGGAACTTCCGAGAGGGGATTGAAGTGCTGCTGCACATCGACACGAGCCTGCGCACCGAGGGTTCGGTGTCCAGGGAGGTCACCGCCGCGTTCGCCGAGGCCTGGCGGGAGGCCCACCCCGGCGCCGGGTACGCCTACCGCGACCTGGGCGTCGACCCGCTCCCGCACCTCGACGCGGCGGCGCTGGCCAGCCGGATGCGCGGCGAGGAGAGCCCGCTGGCGCGCGAGCTGGGCGCCGAGCTGGAGGCGGCGGACACCGTGCTCCTGGGCACCCCGATGTACAACTTCACGATCACGTCGTCGCTGAAGGCGTGGCTGGACTGGGTGACCCAGAGCTCGTACATGGCCGACCGCGAGACGGGCAGGGGCGCGCTGAGCGGCAAGCGCGTCGTCGTGGTGACCGCCAGAGGCGGCTCGTACGCGCCGGGCACCCCGAGGGAGGGCTTCGACTTCCAGGAGCCGTACCTGAAGGCGGCCTTCAGCTTGATCGGCCTCCACCACGACCTGGAGTTCGTCCACGCCGAGATGACCAACGCCAACCTGGTCCCGGACCTGGCCCAGTTCAAGGACCTGGCAGCCACGTCCCTGGCCGAGGCCCACCGCAACGCCCGCACCCTGGCAGCCGCCTAACCCCCCACCCCCACGCGGCCACCGCCGCCGCGCCGCCACCGCCACTGCCCGGCCACCGCCACCGCTTGGCGACCGCCACTGCCTGGCCGTGGCCACCGCCACCGCCTGGCCACCGCCACTGCCTGGCCGTGGCCACCGCCACCGCCTGGCCACCGCCACTGCCTGGCCGTGGCCACCGCCACCGCCTGGCCACCGCCACTGCCTGGCCGTGGCCACCGCCACCGCCTGGCCACCGCCACCGCCTGGCTGCGGCCACCGCCTGGCTGCGGCCACCGCCTGGCTGCGGCCACCGCCTGGCTGCGGCCACCGCCTGGCGACCGCCGTCGCCTGGCTGCCGCCCGTCGCGCAGTTGCCGCCGCGACTGTGGTTGCTGCCGCAGCCGCCACCCACCGCACGGCTGCGACCGCGGTTGCCACCCGCCGCCGTCCACCACCCCGGCTGCCCCTCAACTGCGGCTGCCACCGCAGTCACCGCCCGCCACCCGCCCGCCCGCCACCCGGCTGCCGCCTACTACCCGGCTGCCGCCTACTACCCGGCTGCCGCCTACTACCCGGCTGCCGCCTACTACCCGGCTGCCGCCTACTACCCGGCTGCCGCCTACTACCCGGCTGCCGCCTACTACCTACCCGGCTAACGCTGCCACCACGGCTAACGCTGCCACCACGGTTGCCGTCCACTGCGCGGCCACCGCTCACTACCCCGGCCGCTACCCGCCACCGCGCCTGCCAACCACCAGAACAGGCAGCCACCCCGCCCGCCCGTCGCTGCCCGCTGCCGCCCCCCGCCCACACCACTACCGCCTGTTTCTCCACCCGGCAGCCAGTCGCTCATGTCCACCAGTCCGCTGGCCACTTCTCCACTAGATCGCCAGTCAGTGCTGTCAGCCGCCAGCTGCCAGCCACAGAGCAGCCCTTCACCAGCCGCCATCCGCTCCTCGACCCGACCACCGGTCCGGTCTCCCCGCGACCAATCACCTGGTCGCCAATCACCAGGCCACCGGTTGCCGGGCTGCCGTTGCCGGGCCGCCGTCTCGCCACTCCGTCTGCCGCGCTGCCCAACACCGTCCTGCTGTCCACATCCCTTCATCTCTCCTGCCCTCTCCTGCCCTCTCCTGCGTCGCCTCGTCCGCGCCCTTCCTCATCGCGTCTCGTCCGCTCTCCGGACTTGGCGATATCACTGCTGGCCGCTGCCGCTACTGCTGGTGTTGCTGCTACTGCTGGTGGCGGTGTTACTGACCGCAGCCGCAACTCCCGAAGGAGGTGTCGAACAACCCCACAACTGAATGAACGCACCAACCTCCTTGCCCGATAAGGCATCCGGTGGTCCACCGGTCCTGATCCCGGTGTGGTGACAGCGGTTCACGACTGCGGGACCTGGGCGCATCGCCCATTGGTGTCAGTAGTGGCGCTGTCACACTGGGTGAGACCTCCGGGAGGTGCCATGTCCGAACCGATCACCGCGGTGCTCGTCCGGGCGGCGGAGTTGACCGCGAAGGGCTTGCCCTACAAGGCGATCGACCTGCTCCGCCCGGTGCTGGCGGTCAACCCGCGGCACGCGCAGGCGTGGTGCGAGCTGGCTGCCGCGCTCCTGGACGTCGACCAACCCGATCCCGCTCTGTCGGCCGCGAAGCGGGCGCTGGTGCTGGACGGCGACCACTCGTGGGCTCAGCGCTTGGCGGCGCTGGCGCTGAGCGAGCTGGGGCGGCACCGGGAGGCGGTGGTGTCGGCGCGGGAGTGCGTGCGGCGCAAGCCGGGGGACTGGCGCTGCCTGGTGGTGCTGGCCGACGTGTTAGCCGCCGCGCCGGACGGCAGGCGGGAGGCGGTGGCCGTGGCGCGGGAGGCGACGCGGCTCGCGCCGGAGCAGGCCAGGACGTTCCAGGTGCTCGGTGACGCGGCGCTGCGCGTGGGCGACTGGGACACCGCCGAGCACGCCTACCGCACCTCGCTGCGGCTGGACCCGGAGAACGAGGACGTCAGGGCCAACCTGGCCACGGCCTGGCGCAAGCGCGGCGGCAAACCCACCGCCTCGCCCGCGCACGAGTCGCTGACCAAGGCGCACGCCCTGCTCTGGTCCGCGCTCACCAGGCTGGCCGCGCTGCTGGCGGCGGGCGACCTCCTGCTGCTGCTGGCAGGAATGCCCAAGCCGACCCCGGCACTGGCCTACCTGGCGGCGGGGCTGGTGGGCGCGTGCGCGGTGACGGTCCTGACCGTGCTCTTCCGCGCCCGCAGGGGCACCCGCCGAGCACTCCTGGCGGTCCCACTGCACCGCCCGAAGGTGGCACTGGCAGGCGTGGCGTTCACCGCGTCGACCACCATCCTCGTGGTGTGGACGGCCGGCCTGTTCCTGGGCGCGACCACCATGCAACCCCTGGTCCTGTCCTGGATCTTCGCCGTCCTCGGCGGCGCGGTAGTCGTCCTGAGCGGCAACCACCGCTAACCCCAACCCGTCACCGCTAACCCCAACCCGCCAGCACCAGCACCAGCACCACGCAGCCCAACCCGGACCTGCCCCACCACCAGCCCTCAAGCACATCCGAGTCGCGCTGCCTTTGCACCGCCGCCGCACCGCCGCCCTGCCGCACCGCCGCCCTGCCGCACCGCCGCCGCCGCCGTACCGCCGCCGCCGCCGTACCGCCGCCCTGCCGCACCGCCGCCGCACCGCCGCCGCCGCCGTACCGCCGCCCTGCCGCACCGCCGCACCTCCCGAGCCGCGATGCCGCTCCCCCTGCCTCTAACCTGGGGTGAACAGGTCGTCGGCCAGTTCAACCAGCTCAACCAGTTCGGCCGGTTCAGCCGGGTTGGCCAGTTCGGTACCGGGAGGTGGGATGGTCCGCAGGGCTGTTCTGCTGGTTCTCGGGCTGGTCGCCGGTTACCTCTTCGCGAGTCCGATCGAGCACGTCGACCTCCGGCCCGCTCTCGCCGCCGTGTCGGCCGTCGCCGACGCCGCGCACCTGCCCGCCACCTCGCGGCCCACCGGGCACCCGGTCAAGCACGGTCCGGCCGGGCAGGTCGGGCAGCCGCTCGACGGGGTGCTGCCCGTCGTCCACCGGACTCCGGCGCCCCAGGCGCGGCCCGCCGCTGTCCACGCCGCGCACGTCGACCTCGCCCGCCGCGCCCAGGTCCCGCTCAACGGCCGCGCGCCCCCACCCGACCTCCGGTAACCGCACCCCCTCACCCCACCCCCTCACCCCACCCCCTCTCACCGGAGGCCACACCCATGCCGCGCCCAGCCGCGCGGCGGGAACTGCTCGTCCGGGGACTGCTGTCCCTGGGCGTTCTCGCCGCGTCCGCCTTCCTCCTGCTCACCACCGCCCCCCGCCTCGGCCTCGACCTGCGCGGCGGGACGCAGATCGTGCTCGAGACGCCCGACGGGAGCGCCTCCGAGGCCACCGACCGGGCCATGGAGGTGCTGCGCCGCCGCGTCGACGAGCTCGGCGTCGCCGAACCCGTGCTCGCCCGCTCCGGCGACCGCCGCATCGTGGTCGAGCTCCCCGGCGTCCAGGACCCGGCCGAGGCCGTCGAGGTCCTCGGGCGCACCGCGCAGCTCTCCGTCCACCCCGTCACCGGCGCCGGTGGCACGCCCTCCCCGGCCGGGATCGGCATCGCGCTCGGTGACACCGTCATGACCGGTGACGGCATCAAGAACGCCCAGGCCTCGCCCGCGCAGGGCGGCATCGGGTGGACCGTCGGCATCGAGTTCCAGGGCGACGCCCCCGCCGCCTGGCAGCGGGTCAGCGCCGAGGCGGCCTGCGCGCCACCGGGCGACCCGCGCAGGCAGATCGCGTTCCGGCTCGACGACGAGGTGATCTCCTCGCCGCAGGTCGACCCGTCCGTCGGCTGCGGCACCGGCATGATCGGCGGCAGCACGCAGATCACCGG includes:
- a CDS encoding tetratricopeptide repeat protein, with amino-acid sequence MSEPITAVLVRAAELTAKGLPYKAIDLLRPVLAVNPRHAQAWCELAAALLDVDQPDPALSAAKRALVLDGDHSWAQRLAALALSELGRHREAVVSARECVRRKPGDWRCLVVLADVLAAAPDGRREAVAVAREATRLAPEQARTFQVLGDAALRVGDWDTAEHAYRTSLRLDPENEDVRANLATAWRKRGGKPTASPAHESLTKAHALLWSALTRLAALLAAGDLLLLLAGMPKPTPALAYLAAGLVGACAVTVLTVLFRARRGTRRALLAVPLHRPKVALAGVAFTASTTILVVWTAGLFLGATTMQPLVLSWIFAVLGGAVVVLSGNHR
- a CDS encoding MarR family winged helix-turn-helix transcriptional regulator, with amino-acid sequence MDLTAPQTDSRGEDLNWLLHRAAQKLNATAQEVAVKHGVSTRGQVILTALVSHSCTRTQLSLGHMLGLDKTTLTAELDRLERAGLVERKPDPNDRRVRTPSITEQGRAVQRDVAVAHGAVEAEFMADLSPVEAALLKALLHRLISAERGTPDSGSCL
- a CDS encoding FMN-dependent NADH-azoreductase, with translation MLLHIDTSLRTEGSVSREVTAAFAEAWREAHPGAGYAYRDLGVDPLPHLDAAALASRMRGEESPLARELGAELEAADTVLLGTPMYNFTITSSLKAWLDWVTQSSYMADRETGRGALSGKRVVVVTARGGSYAPGTPREGFDFQEPYLKAAFSLIGLHHDLEFVHAEMTNANLVPDLAQFKDLAATSLAEAHRNARTLAAA